A single genomic interval of Tursiops truncatus isolate mTurTru1 chromosome 1, mTurTru1.mat.Y, whole genome shotgun sequence harbors:
- the LOC101326247 gene encoding putative olfactory receptor 10J6: MQRKNLTEVTEFIFLGFSRFHEHQITLFAVFLILYTLTLAGNAIIVTIIHIDCHLHMPIYFFLSILASSETVYTLVTIPRMLSSLIAQNQPISLAGCTTQVFFFVTLAINNRFLLTVMGYDHHVAICNPLRYALIMSKRVCVQLMCGAFSTGLAMAAVQVTSIFTLPFCHRVVGHFFCDILPVIKLSRIDTTVNEIINFVVSLSVILVPMGLVFISYVLFISTILNTASAEGQKKAFAICASHLTMVMVHYSCASTDYLKPKSENSVEQDLLLSVTFTIIIPLLNCVVYSLRNKKVKDSLRRAVGRNIS, translated from the coding sequence ATGCAGAGAAAAAACCTCACAGAAGTGACAGAGTTCATTTTCCTAGGATTCTCCAGATTCCATGAACACCAGATCACCCTCTTTGCAGTTTTTCTCATCCTGTATACATTAACCCTGGCTGGCAATGCCATCATCGTGACCATTATCCACATTGATTGTCACCTCCACATGCCCATATACTTCTTCCTGAGCATCCTGGCCAGTTCAGAGACAGTGTACACATTGGTCACCATTCCACGGATGCTCTCCAGCCTCATAGCCCAGAACCAGCCAATCTCCTTGGCAGGCTGTACCACTCAAGTGTTCTTCTTTGTTACCTTAGCCATCAACAACCGCTTTCTGCTCACAGTGATGGGATATGACCACCATGTGGCCATCTGCAACCCCCTGAGATATGCACTTATCATGAGCAAGAGGGTGTGTGTCCAGCTGATGTGTGGAGCCTTCAGCACTGGCCTGGCCATGGCAGCTGTCCAGGTGACATCCATATTTACCTTACCATTTTGTCACAGAGTGGTTGGTCATTTCTTCTGTGACATCCTCCCTGTCATAAAACTCTCCCGGATTGATACCACTGTCAATGAGATCATCAATTTTGTTGTCAGTTTATCAGTGATCCTGGTTCCCATGGGCCTGGTCTTCATCTCCTACGTTCTTTTCATCTCCACCATCCTCAATACCGCCTCAGCCGAGGGCCAGAAGAAGGCCTTTGCCATATGTGCCTCCCACCTCACCATGGTCATGGTCCACTACAGCTGTGCCTCCACTGACTACCTCAAGCCTAAGTCAGAAAATTCTGTAGAACAAGACCTCCTTCTCTCAGTGACCTTCACCATCATCATTCCCCTTCTGAACTGTGTTGTTTACAGTCTGAGGAACAAGAAGGTCAAGGATTCCCTACGCAGAGCTGTGGGCAGAAACATTTCTTAA